The nucleotide sequence CTTCTTGGAAGAACTCAACATGTCTTACTCAAGCCTCACCGGAACTTTACCTGACTTCTCACCTCTCCGGTACTCCCTCCGCTCTCTTGACCTCTCCAACAATTTCTTTTCCGGTGACTTTCCCACGTCTGTCACTAATCTTTCCAATATAGAAGTCCTCAACCTCAACCAAAACCCGGGTTTCGACGTTTGGAGGTTGCCGGAATCGATCTCGATGTTATCCAAGCTGAGAATTTTGATCCTCTCCACCACTTCTTTGAGAGGAGACATCCCGCCGTGGATCGGAAACATGACGTCACTCACCGACCTTGAGCTGAGCGGTAATCTCCTCACCGGTAGCATTCCGGCAACTCTTGGCAAGCTTCACAACCTTCAGTTTCTTGAACTCTACTACAACCGCCTCACCGGAGTTATCCCTGAGGAACTTGGCAACTTGTCCAAGCTTATTGATATAGACTTATCGGTGAATCAGTTAACCGGCGAGATACCGGAGAAGCTATGTGAGCTGCCGGAGCTTCAGGTCTTACAGCTTTACAGCAACAAACTCACCGGAGAAATACCAATGGAGCTCAGTAACTCAACTACACTCACAATGCTATCAATATACCGGAACTCGCTATCCGGTAGAGTGCCTCCGATGCTCGGAAAGTTCTCGGGACTTATCGTGCTTGAGCTTTCGGAGAACCAGTTTTCCGGTGAGCTTCCTGCTGAGACTTGTGCCGGAGGACAGCTTCTTTACTTCCTGACACTTGGAAACTTCTTTTCCGGCACTTTGCCGGAGTCTTTAGGATCTTGCCTTAGTCTCATTAGATTCAGAGTGAATGACAATCACCCTCACTGGCACCATTCCTGAATCCATCTTTGGTCTACCGCATGCCTCCATTATTGATCTTGGCTTCAATCAACTCCATGGTTCTATTCCAAAAAGCATTGCTGGTGCCAAGAATTTGACTGGATTGTTCTTGCAAAACAATCAGATTTCAGGTGCAATTCAGTTGAGATTTCTTTTGGCTTCTGGATTGGTGAAGATTGATCTTAGTAACAACAAGTTGTCTGGACCCATCCCTGAAGAAATCTCAAGTTTGAGTAAACTCAATCAGCTGTCATTGCAAGGCAACATGCTTGATTCACCAATTCCTTCTTCACTCTCCTCCCTCAAGTCCCTCAATGTACTCAATCTTTCCAACAATGCCTCTCTGGTGAGATTCCGGAAAGCCTGTGTCAGCTTCTTCCAAATTCTTTTGGACTTCTCGAATAATCGGCTTTCCGGCCAGGTCCCGGTGCCTCTGCTTAAGGAAGGTTTGATAGAGAGTGTTTCCGGTAACCCAGGTTTATGTGCTCCTGTCCATCTCAATGTCACAAGTGATCaacttcttcttcctctttgccCGCAACCGAGCTTGCGGAAGCGTCTCAACAATGTTTGGATCATCGGTCTCTGCTTGATGCTATCGGTGTTTGGAATTTTACTCCTGGCAAAGAAATGGATTAGCAAGCGGAACCAACAAGAGGAACAAGAGGGTatatcttcttcctcttctttttcttatgatgTTACGAGCTTTCATAAGCTTAGTTTCGATCAACATGAGATTGTCGAGGCTTTGATCGACAAGAACATAGTCGGACACGGTGGTTCAGGAACCGTTTACAAGATAGAGCTAAGCAACGGGGAATGGGTGGCCGTAAAGAAGTTATGGACTAGAAAGGCGAAAGATGGTTCTTCCGATCGCTTGTCCTTTGACAGGGAACTCCGGTCGGAGGTCGAAACTTTGGGGAGTATTAGACACAAAAATATTGTCAAGCTCTATTGTTGCTTTTCAAGTCTCGATAGCAATCTCCTCGTCTATGAGTACATGCCAAATGGTAACCTTTGGGATGCTCTACACAATGAATGGAACTTCTTGGATTGGCCTACTCGACATCGGATTGCGCTCGGTATAGCGCAAGGTCTTGCTTACCTTCACCACGATCTCTTGTTTCCAATTGTTCACCGTGACATCAAAACATCGAACATTCTTCTAGACGCTTCATTCGAGCCGAAGGTTGCTGATTTCGGCATTGCAAAAGTCTTGCAAGCAAGAGGCCATGACTACGATTCCACCACCACGGTTATTGCTGGCACTTACGGCTACTTAGCTCCAGGTACTAAATAAATTAACTGATATGGGACTATTagtagaaatattttatttatctttcgACATTACTCATTTTTCCATCTTAGAATACGCGTACACATTCAAAGCGACAACAAAATGCGACGTTTATAGTTTCGGTGTTGTGTTGATGGAGTTGATCACGGGAAAAAAGCCGAGCGAGCCAGAGTTCGGCGAAAACAGAGACATCATTCATTGGGTGTCAAGTAAGATTGCAAACAAAGAAGGGGAAACAGAGGTGTTAGACAAGAGATTATCTTGGAGCCCTTTCAAGGATGAAATGATTCAAGTTCTTAGGATTGCATTAAGATGCACTTGCAGCAGCCCAACTCTGCGCCCAACCATGAATGAAGTTGTTCAACTCTTAATTGAAGCTGATCCATTCAAGTCTGATGCAATTACCTCACCATCATCCAAGTTCAAGTCGGCGAAAAACCCGACGTAACTGCCGGCATTCGAAAGTACGGAATATTTACTTTTGCGATCCCAGATCAAAGTACAAAATACGAAATACGAAATATGAAATATGCAATATGCATTGACAAAACACAAGCCTGAACAAATGAAGCTTCTTGTTGGTCTCTTTTGAGCATATGAATTACATCATAGACTAAGCTATAGAAAAGTTAAGGTAGTGTCCTTATAGTTATAAAAGACAGAGAGATAGATATCTTAGTTTTGGAATGTTCTTGCACTCTTTGTCTCTGTAGCATCTGGTGCTTTGCTTTCaagtggaaaaataaaaaaggcatataacaattattattagtattttttttctttttttagagtATTCTCctccactatatatatatatatatatattttgtatgaaggtgatataaagaaataaagagtGACAAATGTGAGAGTATGATTTGGCACTCCAAAAAAGGAGGTTCCTTATTGCATTATTTGTGTTCCAAAGTTAAGTGGATTCTATTTGTGGGGTCTTCCATTTATATACTAAATATTCCTTTGTATTagatcttttttatttattctatttaaaacttaaagagttttatttatttcatacttGTAAATTTTGATAACTTTGGTTGTCTTAGTTCACTAGAATAAGTAAAGTAATATTATGAttagataaataatataatactcttaatataaatttgtctagtttaaattttttaaaaaaatttatataatcaaaatgattttctAACTATGATTAATGGTGAATTAGAGGGTAAATTAAGGGGATGAACTACATTAACCACACAAAGTGCAATGAAGTCCACTAATAACAAGTGGGAGCTACctttaaagataaaaattctCAATGTACATACACCAGCATTTATTTGGATGCCACCACTTTGAACATCATGAAGCATCTAATTGGTTGGATTAGTCATTCATTAAGCCAATCCAAATTTAACATCATATAAAATTATgagatgaaaatataaaatatttgcaaaGAAGGAAAAGTCTGCTATctgttttaaataaaagttgaaaaaaaaatgggaagaaaattaataacaaacataCTCTGTAAACTGTCACAAGCACAATTAAAACTATTCACAGAAAAACACAACTAAGACCATTTTTACATGTCTAACACTTTCAAGTGCTTTGACAAATTTTATTGTTCTATGATGTCTCTGTACCAAATAagattttattgatgaaactaagagaaaaaaaaaaggcttttaTTTGCGACCGTATTTGTCGACAAGAGCTTTCTCGAtttccattcttttcttcatcatcaatgtGTACTTTGATAGAAGCTCTTTGCCTCCTGCTTTCATCGCCAACTTCGCAGCAAGAGACGTTTTCTCTAATTTGCCTTCGTACATGTTCGAGATCGGAACGAATGCACCTTCTTTATTGCATAACCATCCATGAGCTGCTCTCAATGCAGCTCCCAACGAAGCCGAGTCTGGGACCGTAAAAATAACATGTAAGTCCTTATTGACCACAAGAAATGGTAATAGAATTCGCATCATTTTCCAAATGGATggttgttttataaataattcaatgaGTTCAACCATCTCACATGTTACCGAGTTCTGATAATGTTGAATTGTCACAAACTCCCAGttgaaatgaaacaaatgtATCAACAAAGAGCACAATTATACGTTCTTATGAAATGGCTACTAACTTGACTGAAATGCATAATAGCATGATATTGGATAAAAACAATCAAGGTAGAATAATCTATGAAGAAAGTCGaaattaaaaagtatttaaGAGACAAAGTAATCATGTTCAAACTTACCGGGTCTTTGGACGGTATAGATGGGACATCCAAAAATGGTAGCTATTGATTTCAGAATgcttttgatttgatgatgctCCACCAGTAGCAATTATTCTATTTGGTGAGTTGGCATACCAAATCTCTCAGTGTGTCCTCTCATCGACAGAAGCTGGCCTTCTATAAGGGCACGCACCTAAATATAAGATAAGAATGAGGTTTCACAAGTGATTTTGGTACAGAAGATGAAGTAACAAATATTTGATGAATTCAAACCTCTGAAGCTTCATCAAACAACAccacttctttttctttttgactcATTTAGTGAGTCTGCAGCAAAGTTCTCAACCGCAAACCTGTGAACTCCAACTATATTTGAAGAAAGATTAATGTTACAAAGTGAATTGATGAATTATCATggaatggaaaaaaatattgatcaGTTAATACCTGGCATTGGAGGTAGAATTTCATGTTCCTTGTAATAAAATCCAAGCTTTCCACCTGAAGGCAGGATAGCAAGGTAAGTAAAGACGCAAACCAGAATGATAACTTGGTGTCAAGAccataatgaataaataataaacctaGCAGTTACTCAGGCCACTAAGATGAATAACAATAGGAAAAATGACTTTCCAGGATAATCTAAGTAAAAGAATATTATGAAGCCCAACAGAAACACGATAAAAGGATAAAAGAATTCATACAATGTGGATTTGCATAATgtaaaacagaaaaaataatgaaatatataaaccaaTGGATAAATATGACAAGGCATTATTAGTATGTGATGAAGGCAGGGGAGGACTACAATGAGAAATGCACTTGATGAAGCtatcaaatgaaaatatttgcaTCACTGacatacaacaagaaatccTAATGCCCAGCCTAGAATTATATCAAGCAAAGTAAAGGAAAACAAACCATTAAGATGAGGGGTGCTCTCCAAATATGTGTTAAAAACATCCCAAGATCCCTTCGCGCACCGGTTACGAACATCTATGATCACATAGAAGTCAAGCACTCATCAGATCACTTGCAATAATAATTTGTATTGGTACTCTTTGAAACAATTCATGTTTTCTATTTACCTTCCCGAGTTAGGGATGCATTTTTGTAGACCAGCATTACCATATAGCTCTTTGGATCCACGGGATTCGGGAAGACATGGCCTTCAAGGCTTGGCCGAGGTTCACTAGTTATGCCAAAAATCTATTAGAAGCAAACAAATGGTTATTAATCAGTGGTTTCatggagattaaaaaaaaaatctcaacaaatCAACCAAAATGATGCAGTGCAACTCACAGTGTCACTGGTACCAAGACTAATAGCCAAATCTCCAGGAGTATTAAGGGTCAAACCTGTACATGTCCAAGCATATATAATGGTCAATCCACAATACCAAGCATTACAAACATGTAATGATCTAAAGATCTATTCAAAGCTAACATCCAAGAGCTCCTATGACATCAATCATTTTAATCTTAAGAATGCCAAGAAATATGCAGcaataaaggtttaaatatgcGTTA is from Dioscorea cayenensis subsp. rotundata cultivar TDr96_F1 unplaced genomic scaffold, TDr96_F1_v2_PseudoChromosome.rev07_lg8_w22 25.fasta BLBR01000565.1, whole genome shotgun sequence and encodes:
- the LOC120254656 gene encoding LOW QUALITY PROTEIN: receptor protein-tyrosine kinase CEPR1-like (The sequence of the model RefSeq protein was modified relative to this genomic sequence to represent the inferred CDS: inserted 1 base in 1 codon; deleted 2 bases in 2 codons), translated to MASSSSLLILLLLPTFFFFPFLSLQSNNNNNNQSTFISLIKHSLSSSFFSTWLLPCNEFKPNCFCDFPGITCDDLDFVSMLNLSSRSLAGDFPPGICSYLPKLRTLRLDNNHIHNGFPIDVLNCSFLEELNMSYSSLTGTLPDFSPLRYSLRSLDLSNNFFSGDFPTSVTNLSNIEVLNLNQNPGFDVWRLPESISMLSKLRILILSTTSLRGDIPPWIGNMTSLTDLELSGNLLTGSIPATLGKLHNLQFLELYYNRLTGVIPEELGNLSKLIDIDLSVNQLTGEIPEKLCELPELQVLQLYSNKLTGEIPMELSNSTTLTMLSIYRNSLSGRVPPMLGKFSGLIVLELSENQFSGELPAETCAGGQLLYFLTLGNFFSGTLPESLGSCLSLIRFRVNDNHLTGTIPESIFGLPHASIIDLGFNQLHGSIPKSIAGAKNLTGLFLQNNQISGAIQLRFLLASGLVKIDLSNNKLSGPIPEEISSLSKLNQLSLQGNMLDSPIPSSLSSLKSLNVLNLSNNXLSGEIPESLCQLLPNSLDFSNNRLSGQVPVPLLKEGLIESVSGNPGLCAPVHLNVTSDQLLLPLCPQPSLRKRLNNVWIIGLCLMLSVFGILLLAKKWISKRNQQEEQEGISSSSSFSYDVTSFHKLSFDQHEIVEALIDKNIVGHGGSGTVYKIELSNGEWVAVKKLWTRKAKDGSSDRLSFDRELRSEVETLGSIRHKNIVKLYCCFSSLDSNLLVYEYMPNGNLWDALHNEWNFLDWPTRHRIALGIAQGLAYLHHDLLFPIVHRDIKTSNILLDASFEPKVADFGIAKVLQARGHDYDSTTTVIAGTYGYLAPEYAYTFKATTKCDVYSFGVVLMELITGKKPSEPEFGENRDIIHWVSSKIANKEGETEVLDKRLSWSPFKDEMIQVLRIALRCTCSSPTLRPTMNEVVQLLIEADPFKSDAITSPSSKFKSAKNPT